A window of Castanea sativa cultivar Marrone di Chiusa Pesio chromosome 8, ASM4071231v1 genomic DNA:
AGGATCACTTGCAAAGATTTTTGGGTGTAATTACCCAATATGTGAGGGACAAAGGAcgatattaattaaaaaaatttatcaagggCTGGACACTCACATTAGcccaaaaaagaacaataataataatatgataatgTGCAACACTCGCCATGATACCAAACATTGTCTTTGTTTGCAAATAAAAAGTGTACACTCATTAAATTTTTGATCTgttagtttctcaaaaaaaagaaaaaaagaaaaagttcttTGATCCGTCAACTTtagaatttgtattttaattcctAACGTTTGAACTTTGTTTTTAATCTCGATCTATTTTGCTTTCTGTCAATAACATTGCAGTAAAATGTCGACTAAACCTAAAGAAAAATTACACGTTTTGATCATGTCAAAAGAATAAGGTACCCTGTTTTAGAACAATCcacaagttatatatatatcttacgTCAAACTCATCCCTTTGGAAAGAAATCATCCTTGAGTTAAGGTTCGGAAAGTGAAATCTTCAATGCCAAGGGAATAAATAGTTTGAGAAGTTCAATATCCTTGTGCTATTTCCATATTTATTTTCAACCCTAGTAAAATAGACATATTGTAATACTTTGTTGCTtctgatttgattttatttcaaattacTCTTATTTAATTGTCTCCACACACTCGATCTCGATCTCACTTTctcctttctcaaaaaaaaaagaaaaaatcaaatctcacttttatttttttgggtaatggGCTCTTCATTAATCTTTTTAAGAATCtcctctgtttttctttttctttgatttgtgCATAATCTTTAAGAAAtgtattttttgtcatttttttacacataattTTTCAACCTATGGCTTTTGTTCATATTCTTCAAAATTAACATGTGCTAGAGAGTTACCAAACCTTTTATCTAAGTTGGGCTGGGCTAAGTTCAGTGCTTTAGGCTTCACAgaatttatgcattttttagCGTATAGAGACAAATATGACCCACGTCTACATGTTTGACCTTTTTGAGGATTAGATCGCCGACCTATCACCGCCCCTAATTGGTCAAAGATGACAGCTCTAGTCCACATATTGTAGCATGGATATCAAACTACGCGGcatatgttcttattatattctgtGTGTAAAACTAGTATGGTATTCTTGAAAATTGTCAGTGAAATCCACTGATTGGAGTCAGATTGCTATTCATGTTCAGATGCAAAGGAAGTAAGgaacttcttcttctctttgcaaCAGAGTTTGATTTGACCAAATTTTGTTCCTATACTTTCATGGCTTCATCAATTATAAGATACTAGAAAAGGTGTAAAAAGGTGTATTCATGTGTGAATTCCCACTAATGTTGTAATGAGATACAAAAAGAAAGGATTTCTTTTTCACATTACTCAAAATTCTAAGAGGTATACAAAGAAAATGCTTAACAAAACTCACTTTTACTCTACAAGCTCTTGCTCACCTCAAAAGAATTGGTTCCAAACAATCAAATGAATCAAGAACACAAAAATGACTAGCATCACATCAAGTTAATTATAAGATACAAGAAAAGGGATGACCATAGACATGAATGTGTCATAAGGAAGTGTTGCTGAACCGGTATACTGCCTATCCTTCTCTTTAAATTTGTCCGTCAAACCCTGAAATCACATTCACATAAGCCATTAGATGGAAGTACATGAAATCTCATCAAACAAGGTTGACAGTTTTCTATTTCAGATTATGTTTGTCCaatatatttcatttgaaaGAGAAAGTAAGTAACAAGAGGAAGTGAAGGGATTAAGAGAAATTTGAAGTTTTAGACTTCCGAAGGAATTTGCAGTCTCACCTTCACAATCAACCCACATCTGCATGTCCAACAAAACAAATCATTAGAAATATAACCACATGGCaatctcaacaacaaaaaataaaaattgacgATGAATGTGAAGTATCCTAGTTAGAAGACTTACTCAACAAAACTGTCAAAATTAAGTTCCACCCTCCTGCCACTTCCATCATCATACTTGGAAACCAGTAGTTGGAGAATAGAAGCTGGGATTGTATAGCCAATACCATAGAGAGCATCTCTCAGCTCAAATGAGTCAATTTTACCACTCCTATCTTTATCATATCTCTGAAAAATGGCCTGCAAGTGAGTCCAATACCAAAAGTTCAATTTGACATGCATCAAGCAATATTaggaaaaactaaaaagtaattGGTTGGACAAAATGTTCTCTATGTGATCAGCATTATAGTGCTTATCGAAATGAGAGCGTCTCTGACCATGTAGAGCAGAGACATTAACGTGGGTGAAAATGAAGACGAAATCATTTACATTACATATCAAGGAAATTTCAATAAGATACAtgcttaaattttaatttgtatataGAATCTATTGCCTTAGTGCAATAGCAAGTGCCttccacaaaaaaattacaagtcaTGGGTTCAAGTTTAGTAATCAACTTCTTCTAACAAAATTAGGGATAAGACTGCCTACCATGATCTCTTCTAGACCCTCCAAAAATGGGAGCTAGGTACCGACCTATTTATATAGAATCTATTGACTTGTTCTAGTAATTTGTATATCATTGTAGTATTGCATTAAATGAGCTGGATGGGGATTCTAGCCTATTGTTGTCACCATATATCCCATTAATGCCAAGGAAAATTGATTCGCTTCACTGCCTAAATATTTTAGATTGTCAAAAAGAACTaaggaaaaaagaggaaaaggcTAGAATTAAGTAAAGTGTCTTCCTTATTTAACCAACTATTTTCATGAACCAAAAAGGAATTTGTAGGTTTCTAATACAAAGACCGTAATTGATTTCTTTCAAAGTTGTTAcgtaaaatgaaagaaatgggATAAGATTACTTACTTGCCATTGACCAAGACAAGTCCATAGTGCAGCAAACTCTTTTGGCCCTGTAACAGCAAATTAATATACCCAAATCAGTAACTGCAACAAGACCAAAATATTTCTTgctaaaagctttttttttttttttttaatgtcttgCTAAAAGCTTTTGCTTATTTGTTAAAAGTTATTTaaagtataattatatttaGCTCCTTTTCAACGTtaacatttttagaaaaataattcattttctaacaattattttctacaaaattatatcaattttctatatttggtagtgaccttaaaaataagttgaaaaacaatcttcttagttttctttatttaacttgtcatgttttccataaaattttggTGGAAAACAATTTCTAAGAAATAATTCATACTTTTAATAGGAATTTCTATTTACCATAGATAGTTTTCTCTACCTATTTTCTTTAATACGACCAAAcataataaaacataaaaaataaaaataaaaactatcttcacatcaaatttttcatcaaaataaacagagctttaataaataattttgaaaaaaatgaaatgtacaTAATCAAATAAACCATAAAGCTATAAGAAAAACCAGTCAGATAAAAACTGGTCAAAGAAAATAGTGTGGAAAGCTAAATTTGACAAAGTAAAGTCAGAATCTAATTTGAAACTTTAATACGATACCCATTGTTGTATATTTGAATCACACAAACTCCTTTGAAAATCAACTAACACCCACATAATTCATAATTGTAAACAGGTAATATAAACTTGCTCGATTAATTATGTTCAAACAAACACGTTTGGCGGCTGAGAAAATTAAAACCcagcaaaagaaaagaacaagaaTTGAAGATGTTCTTGATaccaaagaaaatgaagatatGGATTGCATTAATTCAAACTCCAACCCCATATTTATctttcaatcaaatccaagaaaaagaaagagaaactgACCAATTGTTAGAGGAGCATTGGGATTCTTGAAGAGAAAGATGAGCAGCCGAATGGTCCTAAGAGAGAACCTGTTGTAGGTAGAAGAAAGAGCTTGCTGCAACTCATTCTCATCAATAAAACCACTCCTGTCTCTATCCACCATCTGAAAGCTCCTTATCACATCTGGGTGTGTCCCAGCTGGAAattctgatgatgatgacgatgatgatgatgggtaCTGTTGCCCATATGAACCATAAGCAGAATTGGAGGAAGAAGGAGTAGTAGTCCCATGAGGATAGGATTGGGAGTGGTGGGCATGGTAATTTGGAGCAGCTGATGCAGAAGTATATGGTGATTGTTCTCCAGGAAAGGATGGTGCAGAAGGAGCATAAGACTGAgagttattgttgttgttgtatctgtttGAGTACGCCATTGATATGAGAAATTAAGTATATACGTGAGTAATGAATAATTTGTTGCAGAAAAAGGATATATATAGCTGTGAAATATAGGTCTGAAGGTTATATAATATTGTAATGAAAATAGATGATACAGATAGTAAACGTTTGAAGTTGGGGCGGCGATATCTAAAATACAATA
This region includes:
- the LOC142607388 gene encoding putative calcium-binding protein CML48 isoform X2 — its product is MAYSNRYNNNNNSQSYAPSAPSFPGEQSPYTSASAAPNYHAHHSQSYPHGTTTPSSSNSAYGSYGQQYPSSSSSSSSEFPAGTHPDVIRSFQMVDRDRSGFIDENELQQALSSTYNRFSLRTIRLLIFLFKNPNAPLTIGPKEFAALWTCLGQWQRYDKDRSGKIDSFELRDALYGIGYTIPASILQLLVSKYDDGSGRRVELNFDSFVECGLIVKGLTDKFKEKDRQYTGSATLPYDTFMSMVIPFLVSYN
- the LOC142607388 gene encoding putative calcium-binding protein CML48 isoform X1; translated protein: MAYSNRYNNNNNSQSYAPSAPSFPGEQSPYTSASAAPNYHAHHSQSYPHGTTTPSSSNSAYGSYGQQYPSSSSSSSSEFPAGTHPDVIRSFQMVDRDRSGFIDENELQQALSSTYNRFSLRTIRLLIFLFKNPNAPLTIGPKEFAALWTCLGQWQAIFQRYDKDRSGKIDSFELRDALYGIGYTIPASILQLLVSKYDDGSGRRVELNFDSFVECGLIVKGLTDKFKEKDRQYTGSATLPYDTFMSMVIPFLVSYN